Genomic window (Mesorhizobium sp. M4B.F.Ca.ET.058.02.1.1):
GTAGAATTCGGCGAGCGACAGTTCGCCGCCCTCCGCAACCAAAAGGCCTGTGATCAAGTAGCCCGAAATGACGAAGAAGATATCAACGCCGACGAATCCCCCGGGGAAACCGGGAACGTCGAAATGGAAAAGGATGACGGTGATGACCGCGATAGCGCGCAAGCCGTCGACGTCTGCCCGATAATCGAACTTCAAAGGTTCCCCCGAGCTATCTGTCGAAACGTCATGGCGTGATTGCAATCCGTGAGTCGATGGCGCGACAAGGCGCGGCCGGCGACGTTGCGATTCCAATAGTCTCACCGATACATTCGAATACTACCGTTTCCTTGCAATGCTAAACTGCGAGAAACATGGGGATACCGTGACAATTCATTTCACGCTAGAACGACAAAAACCTACACAGGTGTACCGGAATCAGTTCTGCCCTGTTGGGCTAGGGCGTCTGGCTCCCGGTGACATGTCGGACGCTTGTTCGTTGGAGATATCGAGGACCGTCGAAAAACTCGGTCGACTTGTAGAAAACGAGTTGTTCAACGTGTCCTCGACTGTATAGAAAGGCTATCCCGTGAGAGGCGAGGGCCACGGGTCGTTCTGGAGGCGGCAACTTTGGACAACCATAGCCCGGACGTGGTTGAATTCGGCCCGCGGACACATGTCCTGGTTACAGGTGGCGCGGGCTTTCTTGGATCGGCACTGGTCGATCTGTTACTTGACCGCAATTGCAGCGTAACCGTCATCGATGATCTCTCGAACGGCTCGCTTCGCAACCTTCCGGTCGACAATCCCCGCCTGACGATCCGTACCTTCAGGGTCGGCAGCCCGGCCTTCAATGCGGCGGTCCATGACGAGGTTGGCCTGGCCGACGCCGTATTCCATCTGGCGAGCCCGATCGGGGTTCAGCTTGCCCACACGGAACGCTTTGCTGTCACCAGTGGCATTCTTGAATCAGGTTGCGCAATCGTCGAGGCGTGCCGGCTGCACCGGCGTCCGCTTCTTTATACATCGAGTTCGGAAGTTTACGGCTCCGGGCGCGACCGTCCGATTACCGAGTCTGATCCTGTGGTGACGGATCTCCGACCGCGATGGGGATATGCTGCCGCCAAGGCAGCGGTTGAGCATCTGATCGCCGGACTGTTTTTCGATTTTGGCATTCCTGCCTGGATTGTCCGGCCGTTCAATATGGCTGGGCCGCGGCAGCGCTCGGCGACCGGCCTTGTGCTGCCGGTATTTGTGAACTCGGCCTTACGGGGCGAACCGCTTGTCGTTCACGACGACGGCGAGCAAAGGCGGGCATTCCTGCATGTTGCCGATGCCGCCGAAGGGCTGCTCCTGGTCATGCAGTGCCGATCCTTGCAAGGACGACCGGTCAATCTGGGCGGCAGCGAGGCGGTGCAGATCGGAAATCTCGCAAGGATGGTGGTTGAGGCGACCAAGACGAACGCGCCGATCGTCATGAGGTCTTCCAACGCGGTCTATGGCGAGAGGTTCGCCGTAACGCATGATCGCGTACCGGACACGAGTCTTCTGAGTACCATGACAGGTTGGCGCCCGCTGCGAAGCACAAGGCAGACGATTGTCGACTGCATCGAGCATATGCGTACCGAACGAGTGATGGCTTGACGCCTGGCTTATTGGTCCCGGTCATCGGGGCCCTGCTCATCGCGGTTCCTTGCGTATGGCTGTTCGCTCGCCTTGCTAGGCGCATTGGGGCCGTCTCCAAGGTCAAGAGCGACCGATGGCACACATCGGGCGAAGTCCCTCGACTTGCAGGGCCCGCCCTACTGATTGCGATGTCCCCATGGCTTCCGGTTGGCCATATCCTGTTGCTGGCTCTTTTCTGCCTTGTCGGCGCGCTCGACGATGTCCGATCCCTTTCCGCCGGCGCCAAGGCAGCAGCGTTGGCCGCGGCAGCGATACTTGCCGGGATCATCACTGGTTTTTGGTGGGTACCGATCGTCATTTGGATCGCCTGCAACGCGGTCAACATGCTTGATCATGCCGATGGTCTTGCCGCGAGCACAATCGCAGCCGCCTCCCTCGGCCTTGGCGGTGATGCCGGGCTGGCCTGCGCCGGGGCGTGCGTCGGGTTCCTTTGCTTCAACTATCCGCCCGCCCGCGTCTTCATGGGCGATAGCGGCAGTCTTCTGCTCGGCGCGGCGGTCGTGCTTCACGCTTCTGAAAGGGGTTTCGGCTCCTCATTAGCGTGGCTTGCCGTCCCGCTGATCGACGCAATATTCGTTATCATCCGCCGTCTGCGGCACGGACGGCAGCCTTGGATTGGCGGCACGGACCACCTTGGCCACACTTTGCTGCGTCTGGGCGTAGGCGGTAAGACCTTGCCGGCTCTCTATGGGGTGACGGCACTCGCGATCGGCCTCGCATTCACTGCTTGGCAAAGTTCATAGAACCAAATGGATATCATCGTCCCAGGCCGCCATCCGAAATCGCAACCTGGCACGCTGCGAAATAATATTCCCTAATTGTGGAGCGCCGCAAAGATGGCTTTGCCGATGGCGGGTGCGACGACGCTCTGCCAGGCTCGCCGAGGCCGGATCAGCCCTGCCTTTGGAGCAAAGACGCGCGCGCCGACCCCACTCTTAGTCCATCTTTCGTGTGCTTGCGATGACCATTCGCCATGCCGATGACCGAATTCGCGTAGCAGGCCTCGCCGGCACGTCGAGTGAACTCGGAAAGATCGATGCTGCGATCTCCTGAAAAGGAGTTGGCACGTAATCGGGCCTATCCGCGCTGGATGCGATAGACAGTTGCGTCACCTTCCACACCTCGAAGCGGCGCGTCAAAAGCCACGACACGGTGGCCGGCAAGCATTTCGCTGACCCCGGGCGCGGAATGGAGCGCCTCGGAAATGCAGATCTGTCCGGCCTCTGCCAGGGACTGCACGCGCGCGGCGACATTCACGGTCTGGCCGAAATAATCGAGGTTGTCGTTGAGCGTCACGGCGATCGACGGTCCACAGTGGGCACCGATCTTGAGGATGATCCCCGGCCCCTCATGGTCGCCGTTGAAGCGATCGATTTCTTCAAAGATGTGGAGTGCAGCCGAAATCGCATCCGACGGTTGCGAGAATACGGCCATCACCGCATCCCCAATCGTCTTGACCACCGCTCCGGAATGTTGCTGGACCGCAGCGTTGACCAGAGCGAAATGCTCGCGGACCAAAGCATAGGCGTTGAGATCGCCAAGGCGCTCATACATGGCGGTCGAACCCTTGAGGTCCGTGAACAGGAAGGTGATCTGCCGGATGCCCAGCCCCTCCTTCTCGTCGACACGTTCGGACCGGAAGAGCTGGCGGAAGGTTTGCCGCGCAAGCAGCGCTCCACCGGAAACATAAGGGTCGAAATCGAGTGCCGGCTTGGTGGTCAGCGCGACAAGCTCGGGCGGCCAGTTGATGACAAGCAACGAACCTCGCACCGGCCCCCTGTTCGCTACCTCAATGGCAATCGGACCAGGCGGCACAGCGGGCAACGCCGGCAAGAAGCGTTTGCCGTCGTAATCGACCTTCAGGAGTGTCGGCGCTGATACCGGGTCGCCCGATATTGGCACAGCGAATGCGGCCTGTGTCTGCACGTTGACGCCTGCAAGGGCGCCCGGTCCCAGGTCGGCGCGGAGCACTGTGGTGGTGCCGGGCGGTAGAAACGTCATGCCCCGAACGAAGCCACGCAGAACGTCGAGAAAGCGAACGTCTTGCCCCGGCAGCCGCCCGTCATGTCCGAAGTGGAGTTTCCAGTGAAAATCCTCGACAGGGAGCGTCTCGGGATTGTGGTAGGGAAGGTGCCGTAACTTCGGCGATACCGAAAAGGTGACCTCGATGAAGTCGTCGAGGTCGGTGTCGCCCGATACGTCGCACAGGCCACAGACGTAGTGGGTCCTCAGTGTGCGCAGGGCGCCGAAACTATCGAGCACCATCCCGGACTGGGGACAGAGCACATCCCAGCTCATGTCGAACACGCCACAGCGGGCGGCATGAAGGAAGAGGTCGATTGCTTCAGGCTCGGCGATTGCGCGGTCGCGAGCAAAGGCTAGCGGATTAACGCGATAGAGTGAGTGGTCGTCGGCGCTCCTGATCAGCGCCTCGAATTTCGAGATGACGCGTGGGCTCCAGGCTCGCGCCTGCTCCACCTTGGTCATCTTGCTTTCGAGAAGACGATCGTTGACTTCCGTCACACCGGATCCT
Coding sequences:
- a CDS encoding NAD-dependent epimerase/dehydratase family protein encodes the protein MDNHSPDVVEFGPRTHVLVTGGAGFLGSALVDLLLDRNCSVTVIDDLSNGSLRNLPVDNPRLTIRTFRVGSPAFNAAVHDEVGLADAVFHLASPIGVQLAHTERFAVTSGILESGCAIVEACRLHRRPLLYTSSSEVYGSGRDRPITESDPVVTDLRPRWGYAAAKAAVEHLIAGLFFDFGIPAWIVRPFNMAGPRQRSATGLVLPVFVNSALRGEPLVVHDDGEQRRAFLHVADAAEGLLLVMQCRSLQGRPVNLGGSEAVQIGNLARMVVEATKTNAPIVMRSSNAVYGERFAVTHDRVPDTSLLSTMTGWRPLRSTRQTIVDCIEHMRTERVMA
- a CDS encoding MraY family glycosyltransferase, whose product is MLALFCLVGALDDVRSLSAGAKAAALAAAAILAGIITGFWWVPIVIWIACNAVNMLDHADGLAASTIAAASLGLGGDAGLACAGACVGFLCFNYPPARVFMGDSGSLLLGAAVVLHASERGFGSSLAWLAVPLIDAIFVIIRRLRHGRQPWIGGTDHLGHTLLRLGVGGKTLPALYGVTALAIGLAFTAWQSS
- a CDS encoding adenylate/guanylate cyclase domain-containing protein, which produces MTEVNDRLLESKMTKVEQARAWSPRVISKFEALIRSADDHSLYRVNPLAFARDRAIAEPEAIDLFLHAARCGVFDMSWDVLCPQSGMVLDSFGALRTLRTHYVCGLCDVSGDTDLDDFIEVTFSVSPKLRHLPYHNPETLPVEDFHWKLHFGHDGRLPGQDVRFLDVLRGFVRGMTFLPPGTTTVLRADLGPGALAGVNVQTQAAFAVPISGDPVSAPTLLKVDYDGKRFLPALPAVPPGPIAIEVANRGPVRGSLLVINWPPELVALTTKPALDFDPYVSGGALLARQTFRQLFRSERVDEKEGLGIRQITFLFTDLKGSTAMYERLGDLNAYALVREHFALVNAAVQQHSGAVVKTIGDAVMAVFSQPSDAISAALHIFEEIDRFNGDHEGPGIILKIGAHCGPSIAVTLNDNLDYFGQTVNVAARVQSLAEAGQICISEALHSAPGVSEMLAGHRVVAFDAPLRGVEGDATVYRIQRG